The Nitrospira lenta DNA window AGCCCCGCCTTGCTGCGAACGGTATGGTACTCGTCCAGTACGCCTGAATACTGGATGGGCATTTCCCAGCCGGCAAAGTCAACCAACTTGCCGCCGGCGGCTCGATGCTGAGCGATGAGTGGCGTCTGCTTCATGGGATTGATCCGGTTACTGCACTCCAAGCAATTCGACGTCGAACACGAGCGTGGCATGAGGTGGAATAAGCCCGCCGGCGCCACGCGCCCCATAGCCGAGGTTCGAGGGGATCGTCAGCTTGCGCTTCCCGCCGATTTTCATCCCCTGCACACCCTCATCCCACCCCTTGATCACCTGGCCGACCCCGAGCCGAAAGGAGAAGGGTTGGCCACGGTCCACTGAACTATCGAACTTCTTCCCATTCGTGAGCCAGCCGGTGTAATGAACGGAAACTGTCTGCCCCGCCGTCGCAGTGTCACCGGTTCCCACGGCCTGATCGATGTATTGCAAACCGGATGACGTCGTAATCTCTTTCCCTTCCGATGCCGATGACTCGCTCATGCTGCCTCCTACTCCCATAGATGGACTCCACACAACGACGATGGCGCCGAACACGATGCTGCGATACAGATTGTTCATGGGGCCCCTGCTTTGGATGCTGGTTGAGCAAACAGCGCTATGCTGGCGGTGTACCCGTGAAGAAAGTTGCGCCCGCCGACCGGGCCGAGCTCGCCTTGCGCAAAAAATCCGGCAACTGGAATTGGCCCCAAGCGTTCCGTCAACACCCCCGAATCATGATGCGGCCGCCCGAACAGCCCCTGCCCGCGTCCGCAGCAGCTGAACACCAGCGCCCCGAGCGGCGCGTTCGAATGCCGTGAGCGATCGGCCGCCAGCAACAAGTGCAGGTCTTCGCTCGCCGACTTGGCATCGCGAAGGTGAAATTGGACCGTCTGTCC harbors:
- a CDS encoding FKBP-type peptidyl-prolyl cis-trans isomerase translates to MGVGGSMSESSASEGKEITTSSGLQYIDQAVGTGDTATAGQTVSVHYTGWLTNGKKFDSSVDRGQPFSFRLGVGQVIKGWDEGVQGMKIGGKRKLTIPSNLGYGARGAGGLIPPHATLVFDVELLGVQ